A section of the Streptomyces sp. SCL15-4 genome encodes:
- a CDS encoding SWIM zinc finger family protein, with amino-acid sequence MTEQGVRRTVEQVLALAPDAASRTAGSKLAVAGPWSGTGSGEGAVWGLCGGSGGRSYQTVVDLTGPAYRCGCPSRKFPCKHALGLLLLWAGGEEAVPDGARPPDWAGQWLAGRRGRAEAGKARDGAGPAGGPADPEAARRRAERRAERITAGATELEQRLADLLRGGLAAAEQAGYGWWDETAARMVDAQAPGLAARVRELGAVPASGAGWPARLLEECALLHLLDQGWLRRDRLPEALAATVRARIGLSAAPEGPPLRDHWLVLAQYDVVDPKLTTRRIWLHGARSGRTRQLLSYGAAGRSPELSLPVGLAVEAELTTYPGGGRARAALGERFAAPAPAAFRPPGTTTAEAAARYGEALRDDPWLESVPVTLDRVIPVPDGDRWQLADADTDTSLPLTGSARARPGLWRLVALSGGAPVTVFGEAGHRGFTPLTAWPADAGEAVPLC; translated from the coding sequence ATGACTGAGCAGGGGGTGCGCCGGACCGTGGAGCAGGTGCTGGCACTGGCGCCTGACGCCGCGTCACGCACGGCGGGGAGCAAGCTCGCAGTGGCCGGGCCGTGGTCCGGGACCGGGAGCGGGGAGGGGGCGGTGTGGGGGCTGTGCGGGGGCAGTGGCGGCAGGTCGTACCAGACGGTGGTGGACCTGACCGGTCCGGCGTACAGGTGCGGTTGCCCGAGCCGTAAGTTCCCGTGCAAGCACGCGCTCGGCCTGCTCCTGCTGTGGGCGGGTGGCGAGGAAGCGGTGCCGGACGGCGCGCGGCCGCCGGACTGGGCCGGGCAGTGGCTCGCGGGGCGGCGCGGCCGGGCGGAGGCCGGGAAGGCGCGGGACGGAGCGGGTCCGGCCGGCGGGCCCGCCGATCCGGAGGCGGCCCGGCGGCGGGCCGAGCGCCGAGCCGAGCGGATCACGGCGGGCGCGACCGAGCTGGAGCAGCGCCTGGCGGACCTGCTGCGCGGCGGCCTGGCCGCGGCCGAACAGGCGGGATACGGATGGTGGGACGAGACGGCGGCCCGCATGGTCGACGCGCAGGCGCCGGGGCTGGCCGCGCGCGTCCGTGAGCTGGGGGCCGTCCCGGCGTCCGGCGCGGGCTGGCCGGCGCGTCTGCTGGAGGAGTGCGCGCTGCTGCACCTGCTCGACCAGGGCTGGCTGCGCCGGGACCGGTTGCCGGAGGCCCTCGCGGCCACGGTCCGCGCCCGGATCGGCCTGTCCGCCGCGCCGGAGGGCCCGCCGCTGCGCGACCACTGGCTGGTCCTCGCGCAGTACGACGTGGTGGACCCGAAACTGACGACGCGCCGGATATGGCTGCACGGCGCGCGGTCCGGCCGGACCCGGCAGCTGCTGTCCTACGGCGCGGCGGGCCGTTCCCCGGAGCTGTCCCTGCCGGTCGGCCTGGCCGTGGAGGCGGAGCTGACGACGTATCCGGGCGGCGGCCGGGCCCGGGCCGCCCTGGGCGAGCGGTTCGCCGCGCCGGCCCCGGCCGCGTTCCGCCCGCCGGGGACGACCACCGCCGAGGCGGCGGCCCGCTACGGCGAGGCGCTGCGCGACGATCCCTGGCTGGAGTCGGTCCCGGTGACCCTGGACCGGGTGATACCGGTCCCGGACGGCGACCGGTGGCAGCTGGCCGACGCCGACACGGACACGTCCCTGCCGCTGACCGGGTCCGCCCGCGCCCGGCCCGGCCTGTGGCGGCTGGTCGCGCTGTCCGGCGGCGCCCCCGTCACCGTCTTCGGGGAAGCGGGCCATCGCGGGTTCACCCCGCTCACGGCGTGGCCGGCGGACGCGGGCGAGGCGGTGCCGCTGTGCTGA
- a CDS encoding DUF5691 domain-containing protein has product MNGAPSGGDTSAPGGTWEELVTTALLGTDRRAPAHVPPGRTAPAALLDAAAVATVRRRAGLRPGPAARRPERAPADPRPPLPAPAARRLTALLADRSGGAGSGRRGSSPDLMELLPQWLAAANAYGYAAPPQALPALLDAARGRTDLRPAALAFAGPRALWLARLNLDWRFALRAAPGGGAALPDTGDAEAVRRLWQEGLFAERAALLGALRARTPARGRELLASTWATERAEDRLMFLDSLRAGLSDADESFLEQALGDRSRNVRATAADLLSALPGSALAARMAVRAMACVALDRTGDVPAIAVEAPLECDADMERDGVVATPPAGRGERSWWLGQLVESAPLGTWPGRLGGRTPQEIVTLPVTDGWQGELHAAWCRAAVRQRDAAWSRALLGSPSAPEAGGPGAVSLAERAKLLAALEPDERAGWVAGFIATHGLSEAFQLLGVCAVPWAAPLGRAVVDALDIARDAGSYPWSFSGVMGLAERCLDPAEATRLETLLALPEEPEDAAPGAGGYWAEAFQRLVTTLRLRAEMTRELLPPAGPREGGAQPPDAAG; this is encoded by the coding sequence ATGAACGGGGCACCGAGCGGCGGGGACACGTCGGCACCGGGCGGTACCTGGGAAGAGCTGGTCACCACCGCGCTCCTCGGCACCGACCGGCGCGCCCCGGCGCACGTCCCGCCCGGCCGCACCGCACCGGCCGCGCTGCTCGACGCGGCGGCCGTGGCGACCGTACGGCGGCGGGCCGGGCTGCGTCCCGGCCCGGCGGCGCGCCGGCCCGAGCGGGCGCCCGCCGATCCGCGCCCGCCGCTGCCCGCACCTGCGGCACGCCGGCTCACCGCCCTGCTGGCCGACCGGTCCGGCGGCGCGGGCAGCGGACGGCGGGGCAGTTCCCCGGACCTGATGGAGCTGCTTCCGCAGTGGCTCGCGGCGGCCAACGCGTACGGGTACGCGGCGCCCCCGCAGGCACTGCCGGCCCTGCTCGACGCGGCCCGCGGCCGCACCGACCTGCGCCCGGCGGCGCTGGCGTTCGCCGGCCCGCGCGCCCTGTGGCTGGCCCGGCTGAACCTGGACTGGCGGTTCGCCCTGCGCGCGGCTCCCGGCGGCGGCGCGGCGCTGCCCGACACCGGCGACGCCGAGGCGGTGCGCCGGCTGTGGCAGGAAGGGCTGTTCGCGGAACGGGCGGCGCTGCTCGGCGCGCTGCGCGCCCGTACGCCCGCGCGGGGACGGGAACTGCTGGCGTCGACGTGGGCGACGGAGCGCGCGGAGGACCGGCTGATGTTCCTGGACTCGCTGCGCGCGGGCCTGTCGGACGCGGACGAGTCTTTCCTGGAACAGGCGTTGGGCGACCGCAGCCGCAATGTGCGGGCCACGGCGGCGGATCTGCTGTCGGCGCTGCCGGGTTCGGCGCTCGCCGCGCGGATGGCCGTACGGGCGATGGCGTGCGTGGCCCTGGACCGGACCGGGGACGTGCCGGCGATCGCGGTGGAGGCGCCGCTCGAATGCGACGCGGACATGGAGCGGGACGGCGTGGTGGCCACGCCGCCGGCGGGTCGCGGGGAGCGGTCGTGGTGGCTGGGGCAGTTGGTGGAGTCCGCTCCGCTCGGCACCTGGCCGGGGCGGCTGGGCGGGCGGACGCCACAGGAGATCGTGACGCTGCCGGTGACGGACGGCTGGCAGGGCGAACTCCACGCGGCCTGGTGCCGGGCGGCGGTCCGGCAGCGGGACGCGGCGTGGTCACGGGCGCTGCTCGGCTCGCCGTCGGCACCGGAGGCGGGCGGCCCGGGCGCGGTGTCCCTGGCGGAACGGGCGAAGCTGCTGGCCGCGCTGGAGCCGGACGAACGGGCCGGGTGGGTCGCCGGGTTCATCGCCACCCACGGTCTGTCGGAGGCGTTCCAGCTGCTCGGCGTGTGCGCGGTGCCGTGGGCCGCGCCGCTGGGCCGGGCGGTGGTGGACGCCCTCGACATCGCCCGGGACGCGGGCAGTTACCCGTGGAGCTTCAGCGGAGTGATGGGACTGGCGGAGCGCTGCTTGGACCCGGCGGAGGCCACGCGTCTGGAGACGCTGCTCGCGCTGCCCGAGGAGCCGGAGGACGCCGCGCCGGGCGCCGGCGGGTACTGGGCGGAGGCGTTCCAGCGGCTGGTCACCACGCTGCGGCTGCGGGCGGAGATGACCCGGGAACTCCTTCCGCCCGCCGGCCCGCGGGAGGGAGGCGCTCAGCCGCCGGACGCGGCCGGCTGA
- a CDS encoding cobalamin B12-binding domain-containing protein, which produces MGVAAGPIRVVVAKPGLDGHDRGAKVIARALRDAGMEVIYTGLHQTPEQIVGTAIQEDADAIGLSILSGAHNTLFAAVIDLLKEREAEDILVFGGGIIPEEDIAPLKEKGVAEIFTPGATTTAIVEWVRENVRQPAASGG; this is translated from the coding sequence ATGGGTGTGGCAGCCGGTCCGATCCGCGTGGTGGTCGCCAAGCCGGGGCTCGACGGCCACGATCGCGGGGCCAAGGTGATCGCGCGGGCGCTGCGCGACGCCGGTATGGAGGTCATCTACACCGGGCTCCACCAGACTCCGGAGCAGATCGTCGGCACCGCCATCCAGGAGGACGCCGACGCGATCGGCCTGTCCATCCTCTCCGGCGCCCACAACACGCTGTTCGCCGCGGTCATCGACCTGCTCAAGGAGCGGGAGGCGGAGGACATCCTCGTCTTCGGCGGCGGCATCATCCCGGAGGAGGACATCGCACCGCTGAAGGAGAAGGGCGTCGCGGAGATCTTCACCCCCGGTGCGACGACCACGGCGATCGTGGAATGGGTGCGGGAGAACGTCCGTCAGCCGGCCGCGTCCGGCGGCTGA
- a CDS encoding esterase/lipase family protein has product MKVTGALPLFLPLCRRLRPGRLAGLSMTLLRATALDAAILAAHLLLYPTGLIRERHPAALPAPDDGTARLPIRPAPPVVLLHGFIDNRSVFVLLRRALAQHGRQRVESLNYSPLTCDIRVAAELLGRHIEEICERTGSARVDIVGHSLGGLIARYYAQCLGGDHRVRTLVTLGTPHSGTRVAPLADAHPIVRQMRPGSAVIEELTGPAPGCRTRFVSLWSDLDSLMVPLETACLEHPDLDAHNVRVTGIGHLALPVHPAVAAVIREVLDAPHPEDRITGGLTVA; this is encoded by the coding sequence ATGAAGGTCACCGGAGCACTGCCGCTCTTTCTCCCGCTCTGCCGCCGCCTGCGGCCGGGCAGACTGGCCGGACTGTCCATGACACTGCTCCGGGCGACGGCCCTGGACGCCGCGATCCTGGCGGCCCACCTGCTGCTGTATCCGACCGGTCTGATCCGCGAACGCCACCCCGCCGCCCTGCCCGCCCCGGACGACGGCACCGCCCGGCTGCCCATCCGCCCCGCTCCGCCGGTCGTGCTGCTGCACGGCTTCATCGACAACCGCTCGGTGTTCGTCCTGCTGCGCCGCGCCCTCGCCCAGCACGGCCGGCAGCGCGTCGAGTCGCTCAACTACTCACCGCTCACCTGTGACATACGTGTCGCCGCGGAGCTGCTCGGCCGGCACATCGAGGAGATCTGCGAGCGCACCGGCAGCGCGCGGGTCGACATCGTGGGACACAGCCTCGGCGGCCTGATCGCGCGCTATTACGCCCAGTGTCTCGGCGGTGACCACCGGGTGCGCACGCTGGTCACGCTGGGCACGCCGCACTCCGGGACCCGGGTGGCGCCGCTGGCGGACGCGCATCCGATCGTGCGGCAGATGCGGCCGGGCTCCGCGGTGATCGAGGAGCTGACCGGTCCCGCGCCGGGCTGCCGGACCCGGTTCGTGAGCCTCTGGAGCGACCTGGACTCGCTGATGGTCCCGCTGGAGACGGCCTGCCTGGAGCACCCCGATCTCGACGCGCACAACGTGCGGGTGACCGGCATCGGCCATCTCGCGCTGCCCGTGCATCCGGCCGTGGCGGCCGTCATACGCGAGGTCCTCGACGCGCCGCACCCCGAGGACCGGATCACCGGCGGTCTGACGGTGGCCTGA
- a CDS encoding M23 family metallopeptidase has protein sequence MNDRHPSGTMTTPAPASDASTGHYAPYGAQEASYDDLTTYGGYDATGFADGSASTTGFHADPLFGSLPGSEPTTGAYGTAQWQTGTGPLPAYDPYAAQHVAAYDSGVYDSTAWTVPAQNTGNDVSGQWDTGAWQQPDPSGTTGSAQQWEWGTQTFDTGAYDATQWNSAGQTAPAGPERDGEPFDQQATATFEAVGTHAPGAPDPAFAHEPYADTEFAEAPSVPDEADTTGELPAVTVLLDGQEEATPVPAARTGSRGAARSRRRTPAKRSALLTVAVPSACVMGVAGIAAASVGALSDDSKDTATTASDAQPVKPAVANSKLDSQLQTLSAGADDFADRASRTQERIDLKAQQEMEKKKAAAEAALKERLRPKFALPVAQHGLSAYYGQAGINWMSVHTGIDFPVSYGTTVLAATDGTVTTKWNSAYGNMMIVTAKDGTETWYCHLSSYRVASGTTVKAGEPIAYSGNSGNSTGPHLHFEVRPAGGSAIDPLPWLRSHGLDPT, from the coding sequence GTGAACGACCGTCACCCGTCGGGGACGATGACCACCCCGGCCCCGGCTTCCGACGCCTCCACCGGGCACTACGCGCCGTACGGAGCACAGGAAGCCTCCTACGACGACCTCACCACGTACGGCGGCTATGACGCCACCGGTTTTGCCGATGGTTCCGCGAGCACCACGGGCTTCCACGCCGACCCGCTCTTCGGCAGTCTTCCGGGCAGCGAGCCGACCACCGGCGCGTACGGCACCGCCCAGTGGCAGACCGGCACCGGCCCGCTCCCGGCCTACGACCCGTACGCGGCCCAGCATGTCGCCGCCTACGACTCCGGCGTCTACGACAGCACCGCCTGGACCGTCCCCGCGCAGAACACCGGAAACGATGTCAGCGGCCAGTGGGACACGGGTGCCTGGCAGCAGCCCGACCCGTCGGGCACCACCGGCTCCGCCCAGCAGTGGGAGTGGGGCACCCAGACCTTCGACACGGGCGCGTACGACGCCACGCAGTGGAACTCCGCCGGACAGACCGCGCCGGCCGGGCCCGAGCGGGACGGTGAACCGTTCGACCAGCAGGCCACCGCGACCTTCGAGGCGGTCGGCACCCACGCCCCCGGCGCCCCGGACCCCGCCTTCGCGCACGAGCCCTACGCCGACACCGAATTCGCCGAGGCGCCGTCCGTCCCGGACGAGGCGGACACCACGGGCGAACTGCCCGCCGTGACCGTGCTGCTCGACGGCCAGGAGGAGGCCACACCGGTCCCGGCGGCCCGCACGGGCTCGCGCGGCGCGGCCCGCTCCCGGCGCCGTACGCCCGCCAAGCGCTCGGCGCTGCTCACCGTCGCCGTGCCCTCGGCCTGTGTGATGGGGGTCGCGGGGATCGCCGCCGCCTCGGTCGGCGCGCTCTCCGACGACTCCAAGGACACCGCCACCACCGCCTCGGACGCGCAGCCGGTCAAGCCGGCGGTCGCCAACAGCAAGCTGGACTCCCAGCTCCAGACCCTCTCCGCCGGCGCCGACGACTTCGCCGACCGGGCGAGCCGCACCCAGGAGCGGATCGACCTCAAGGCGCAGCAGGAGATGGAGAAGAAGAAGGCGGCGGCGGAGGCCGCGCTCAAGGAGCGGCTGCGTCCCAAGTTCGCGCTGCCGGTCGCGCAGCACGGGCTCAGCGCCTACTACGGCCAGGCCGGCATCAACTGGATGTCGGTGCACACCGGCATCGACTTCCCGGTCTCCTACGGCACCACGGTGCTGGCCGCCACCGACGGCACCGTCACCACCAAGTGGAACAGCGCCTACGGCAACATGATGATCGTGACGGCGAAGGACGGCACGGAGACCTGGTACTGCCACCTGTCCAGCTACCGCGTCGCCTCCGGTACGACCGTCAAGGCCGGCGAGCCCATCGCCTACTCCGGCAACTCGGGCAACTCCACCGGCCCGCACCTGCACTTCGAGGTCCGGCCGGCGGGCGGGTCGGCGATAGACCCTCTGCCGTGGCTGCGCAGCCACGGCCTGGACCCCACCTAG